TGGCGGCGATGGCCGCGGACGGGCACATCGCGACGCACGTGCCGCACCCGTGGCACAGCAGCTCGTTGACCACGGCCCGCCGCTTCTCGGCGTCGAACGAGACCGCCTTGTACGGGCAGGACAGCACGCACAGCGCGCACCCGCCGCACAGGTCCTCGTCGACGACCGCCACGGTCGCCTCGCGCACGAGCATCCGTCCCTCG
The genomic region above belongs to Actinomycetota bacterium and contains:
- a CDS encoding 4Fe-4S dicluster domain-containing protein, which gives rise to MLVREATVAVVDEDLCGGCALCVLSCPYKAVSFDAEKRRAVVNELLCHGCGTCVAMCPSAAIAAKGFTDAQLTAEVRGLHDAGSRCTR